A stretch of Haloprofundus halophilus DNA encodes these proteins:
- a CDS encoding ASCH domain-containing protein, protein MAEIDAANVLPTDRLRSMVAEGRVTQLHRGHAYAETGDTFEVDGRRFEVVAVDARTLGDLTEEDARAEGSENLDTYRERLERAHDDFEWDDDAEVVRHRFEPVE, encoded by the coding sequence ATGGCAGAGATCGACGCCGCGAACGTGCTCCCGACCGACCGACTTCGGTCGATGGTCGCCGAGGGACGAGTGACGCAACTCCACCGCGGTCACGCCTACGCCGAGACGGGCGACACGTTCGAGGTCGACGGCCGGCGGTTCGAGGTCGTCGCCGTCGACGCCCGGACGCTCGGCGATCTGACCGAGGAGGACGCCCGCGCCGAAGGCTCCGAGAACCTCGACACGTACCGCGAACGCCTCGAACGCGCCCACGACGACTTCGAGTGGGACGACGACGCCGAAGTCGTCCGACACCGCTTCGAACCGGTCGAGTAG
- a CDS encoding DUF555 domain-containing protein, whose amino-acid sequence MDCRVVVEAAVPVYDVGTTDEAVRIAISKTGEMLNPDLNYVEINMGSRQSPSGEELPPAFIAADEALVALELEMTVFNVEREEHASRIARKEIGQRLENIPLKVLEVAVIADEDDEEDASESSEEDDGDDGDDELLPEFEEIVDEESDG is encoded by the coding sequence ATGGACTGCAGAGTCGTCGTAGAGGCGGCCGTGCCCGTCTACGACGTGGGGACGACGGACGAAGCGGTCCGCATCGCTATCTCCAAAACCGGCGAGATGCTCAACCCGGACCTCAACTACGTCGAGATAAATATGGGGAGCCGACAGTCGCCGTCCGGCGAGGAACTCCCGCCGGCGTTCATCGCGGCCGACGAGGCGCTCGTCGCCCTCGAACTGGAGATGACCGTCTTCAACGTCGAGCGCGAGGAACACGCGTCGAGAATCGCGAGGAAGGAGATCGGTCAGCGCCTGGAAAACATTCCGCTCAAAGTCCTGGAGGTGGCCGTCATCGCCGACGAGGACGACGAAGAAGACGCGAGCGAGTCGTCGGAAGAAGACGACGGAGACGACGGGGACGACGAGTTGCTCCCGGAGTTCGAAGAGATAGTCGACGAAGAGAGCGACGGCTGA
- a CDS encoding transcription initiation factor IIB: protein MTDTTIRTYTGETEPERERESESVRTCPECGGRLVSDTEHGETVCTDCGLVVEEDSVDRGPEWRAFDSAERDSKSRVGAPTTKMMHDKGLSTNIGWQNKDAYGNSLSSRQRQQMQRLRTWNERFRTRDSKERNLKQALGEIDRMASALGLPENVRETASVIYRRALGEDLLPGRSIEGVATASLYAAARQAGMPRSLDEIATVSRVEKMELTRTYRYIVRELKLEIQPADPEQYVPRFASALDLSDEAERRARQLLKTAKEKGIHSGKSPVGLAAAAVYAAALLTNEKVTQSEVSDVANISEVTIRNRYKELLEAEDAGLFA from the coding sequence ATGACCGACACAACCATCCGTACGTACACCGGCGAAACGGAACCAGAACGAGAACGAGAGAGCGAGTCGGTGCGCACCTGTCCCGAGTGTGGCGGCCGACTCGTCAGCGACACCGAACACGGCGAGACCGTCTGTACCGACTGCGGCCTCGTCGTCGAGGAAGACTCCGTCGACCGCGGCCCCGAATGGCGCGCCTTCGACAGCGCGGAGCGCGACTCGAAGTCCCGCGTCGGCGCGCCGACGACGAAGATGATGCACGACAAGGGGCTGTCGACGAACATCGGCTGGCAGAACAAGGACGCCTACGGCAACTCGCTGTCGTCGCGTCAGCGCCAGCAGATGCAGCGACTGCGAACGTGGAACGAGCGCTTCCGCACCCGCGACTCGAAAGAGCGCAACCTCAAACAGGCGCTCGGCGAGATCGACCGCATGGCGTCGGCGCTCGGCCTCCCCGAGAACGTCCGCGAGACCGCTTCGGTCATCTACCGCCGTGCGCTCGGCGAGGACCTGCTCCCCGGCCGCTCCATCGAGGGCGTCGCCACGGCCAGTCTGTACGCCGCCGCTCGTCAGGCGGGGATGCCCCGCAGTCTCGACGAGATCGCGACCGTCTCCCGCGTCGAGAAGATGGAGCTCACCCGGACGTACCGCTACATCGTCCGCGAACTGAAGCTCGAAATCCAGCCCGCCGACCCCGAGCAGTACGTCCCGCGCTTCGCCTCGGCGCTCGACCTCTCCGACGAGGCCGAACGCCGCGCCCGGCAGCTACTGAAGACGGCCAAGGAGAAGGGAATCCACTCGGGCAAGTCGCCGGTCGGCCTCGCCGCCGCCGCCGTCTACGCCGCGGCGCTGCTGACCAACGAGAAGGTGACCCAGAGCGAGGTGAGCGACGTCGCCAACATCAGCGAAGTCACCATCCGAAACCGGTACAAGGAGCTGCTGGAAGCGGAAGACGCCGGCCTCTTCGCCTAA
- a CDS encoding UPF0058 family protein, whose product MKKQELIHLHGLLAEVRSQQEHWKDTELDLTEYNELGVRPTSIHKSKTDHKAAVFKLAKGITASMEETEPETVAPKAD is encoded by the coding sequence ATGAAGAAGCAGGAGCTCATTCACCTTCACGGCCTGCTTGCAGAGGTACGAAGCCAGCAGGAACACTGGAAAGACACCGAACTCGACCTGACCGAATACAACGAACTTGGCGTTCGTCCGACATCTATTCACAAGTCGAAGACCGACCACAAGGCCGCCGTTTTCAAACTCGCAAAGGGAATCACGGCCTCGATGGAAGAGACCGAACCGGAGACAGTCGCGCCGAAAGCCGACTGA
- a CDS encoding enoyl-CoA hydratase/isomerase family protein: MREDALSNAETAATDAEFVRARRGEYGEYALTVTIDRPDARNALNAQVRTELARVFDAVERDDEVRVVVLTGSDEAKAFVAGADVRELRERSAVEQHEASERPRIYETVAGCSKPVVARVNGHALGGGCELAQACDVRLAREDAKLGQPEINLGIIPGGGGTQRLTRLVGPGQARKLVLSGELVDGAEAAEIGLVEEARPADELDERVADLVGKMASKSPLALARAKEALRAATRMDLDSGLAYESELFVGLFDSHDKNEGIDAFLEGRDPEWRGE, from the coding sequence ATGCGTGAAGACGCCCTCTCGAACGCGGAGACCGCGGCGACCGACGCCGAGTTCGTCCGCGCCCGGCGCGGCGAGTACGGCGAGTACGCGCTCACGGTCACCATCGACCGCCCCGACGCCCGCAACGCGCTGAACGCACAGGTTCGGACGGAACTCGCTCGGGTGTTCGACGCCGTCGAGAGAGACGACGAGGTGCGGGTCGTCGTGCTCACCGGCTCCGACGAGGCGAAGGCGTTCGTCGCGGGGGCCGACGTGAGAGAGCTCCGCGAGCGGAGCGCCGTCGAACAGCACGAGGCGAGCGAGCGACCCCGCATCTACGAGACCGTCGCCGGCTGCTCGAAGCCCGTCGTCGCCCGTGTCAACGGTCACGCCCTCGGTGGCGGCTGCGAACTCGCGCAGGCCTGTGATGTGCGGCTGGCCCGTGAGGACGCCAAACTCGGGCAGCCGGAGATCAACCTCGGCATCATCCCCGGCGGCGGCGGAACCCAGCGACTGACGCGACTCGTCGGGCCGGGGCAGGCGCGAAAGCTCGTGCTCTCCGGCGAACTCGTCGATGGGGCGGAGGCGGCCGAGATAGGGTTGGTCGAGGAGGCGCGCCCGGCCGACGAACTCGACGAGCGAGTCGCCGACCTCGTCGGAAAGATGGCGTCGAAGAGCCCGCTGGCGCTGGCCCGGGCGAAGGAGGCGCTCCGGGCCGCGACGCGGATGGACCTCGATTCGGGGCTGGCGTACGAGTCGGAGCTGTTCGTCGGTCTCTTCGACAGCCACGACAAAAACGAGGGGATCGACGCGTTCTTAGAGGGTAGAGACCCCGAGTGGCGCGGTGAGTAG
- a CDS encoding DUF7836 family putative zinc-binding protein, which yields MVEAFVRLLCPECGKNWESGPSELPGHRTNFSCPNCHATRRLAEFMRTESDLNTVKQFE from the coding sequence ATGGTCGAAGCGTTCGTCCGCCTGTTGTGCCCCGAGTGTGGAAAAAACTGGGAGTCCGGTCCCAGCGAGTTGCCCGGCCATCGCACGAACTTCAGTTGTCCCAACTGTCACGCGACGCGCCGGCTGGCCGAGTTCATGCGGACGGAATCGGACCTGAACACCGTCAAACAGTTCGAGTAG
- a CDS encoding translation initiation factor IF-2 subunit beta, translating into MDYDDQLEKALSESPDIESTGSRFEVPDPNVRPEGNMTVFENFQSVVAKLGRDESDVLKFLQTELGTSGQIDESGRARLTGDFRQDRIARAVEEYTEAFVLCPECGLPDTRLVDERGTRMLKCDACGALSPTGR; encoded by the coding sequence ATGGACTACGACGACCAACTCGAGAAGGCACTTTCGGAGTCTCCCGACATCGAAAGCACCGGTAGTCGGTTCGAGGTCCCCGACCCGAACGTCCGTCCGGAGGGGAACATGACGGTTTTCGAAAACTTTCAGTCGGTGGTCGCCAAACTCGGCCGCGACGAGTCGGACGTCCTGAAGTTCCTCCAGACCGAACTGGGGACGAGCGGGCAGATCGACGAGAGCGGACGCGCCCGCCTGACGGGCGACTTCCGCCAGGACCGAATCGCCCGCGCCGTCGAGGAGTACACGGAGGCGTTCGTCCTCTGTCCGGAGTGCGGGCTTCCGGACACGCGCCTCGTCGACGAACGCGGGACGAGGATGCTGAAGTGCGACGCCTGCGGTGCGCTGTCGCCGACGGGTCGGTGA
- a CDS encoding YhjD/YihY/BrkB family envelope integrity protein, translating into MSTRRSPITVGRAVLEEFSSKNVAFMAGSLAYNAFVSLIPLLLLVVLLVSLLGSEQLEGRVSGLVASSLTPATGNLVSNALDSASEGTGLSIVGIVVLLWGTLKIFRGLDTAFSEIYETEDSNEFVDQLRDGLVVFVALLVGITAMVAASTAFAAFESLPWLGLLNPLVLVLGLSIAFLPLYYVFPDTDLSVRGILPGVLTAAVGWALLQGAFQFYIAFSDKSEAYGVLGGVILLVTWLYFGGLVLLLGAVVNAVVGGYATGASGGVGRGAAERAANRGPLREDRLNRDQAASYLRRLREDVARRYEGMEPTTTDGTRGRPRMPETGTLEVEERAVEEDDGQSYEVRLRWEVDETDARVDSEATETADTESPDRSSTPGDD; encoded by the coding sequence GTGAGTACTCGACGCTCCCCCATCACGGTCGGCAGAGCCGTTCTCGAAGAGTTCAGCTCGAAGAACGTCGCGTTCATGGCCGGCAGCCTCGCGTACAACGCGTTCGTCTCGTTGATTCCCCTGTTGCTCCTCGTCGTGCTTCTCGTGTCGCTTCTGGGGTCCGAGCAACTCGAAGGGCGGGTTTCGGGCCTGGTCGCGTCGTCGCTGACTCCCGCGACGGGTAACTTGGTCTCGAACGCCCTCGACAGCGCGAGCGAGGGGACCGGACTCTCCATCGTCGGTATCGTCGTGCTGCTGTGGGGGACGCTGAAGATATTCCGCGGTCTCGACACCGCCTTCTCGGAGATTTACGAGACCGAAGACAGCAACGAGTTCGTCGACCAACTCCGCGACGGACTCGTCGTCTTCGTCGCGCTCCTCGTCGGCATCACGGCGATGGTCGCCGCCAGCACCGCCTTCGCCGCCTTCGAGTCGCTACCCTGGCTCGGCCTCCTCAACCCGCTCGTGTTGGTTCTCGGACTGAGCATCGCGTTCCTCCCGCTGTACTACGTGTTCCCCGACACCGACCTCTCGGTCCGCGGTATCCTCCCCGGCGTGTTGACGGCGGCGGTCGGGTGGGCGCTCCTCCAGGGCGCGTTCCAGTTCTACATCGCCTTCTCGGACAAATCCGAGGCGTACGGCGTGCTCGGCGGCGTCATCCTCCTCGTGACCTGGCTCTACTTCGGCGGCCTCGTCCTCCTGCTCGGCGCGGTCGTCAACGCCGTCGTCGGTGGCTACGCGACCGGCGCGTCGGGCGGCGTCGGTCGCGGTGCCGCCGAGCGAGCGGCGAATCGCGGCCCGCTGCGCGAAGACCGCCTGAACCGCGACCAAGCGGCGAGCTATCTGCGGCGACTCCGCGAGGATGTCGCGCGGCGGTACGAGGGGATGGAACCGACGACGACCGACGGGACGCGCGGCCGCCCGCGGATGCCGGAGACCGGGACGCTCGAAGTCGAAGAGCGAGCGGTCGAGGAGGACGACGGACAAAGTTACGAGGTGCGACTTCGGTGGGAGGTCGACGAGACCGACGCCCGTGTCGACTCTGAGGCGACGGAGACCGCCGACACGGAGTCGCCGGACCGGTCGTCGACGCCCGGAGACGACTGA
- a CDS encoding helix-turn-helix domain-containing protein encodes MREECLVVEFRVTGDDCPLAAASRAANATIECEPPQLRGDGNVLLRFGSPTSDELAATLDGDERLRYLHRATAEERDTYRCLSKHPCIVHELTDAGFVAEALTYRDGEERFTGAVVGYDVLQGVLAAAGEAVGVTLERVYPLGPQADSAAARWDVTPAQEAALRAALEMGYFSVPKAATATEVAEELGISKSAFLERLRRGQTGLLGQILGQR; translated from the coding sequence ATGCGCGAGGAGTGTCTGGTCGTGGAGTTCCGCGTGACCGGCGACGACTGCCCGTTGGCGGCGGCGTCGCGGGCGGCGAACGCGACCATCGAGTGCGAACCGCCGCAGTTGCGCGGCGACGGCAACGTCCTCCTCCGGTTCGGTTCGCCGACGAGCGACGAACTCGCGGCGACGCTCGACGGCGACGAACGGCTGCGCTACCTCCACCGCGCGACCGCCGAGGAGCGAGACACGTACCGGTGTCTCTCGAAGCATCCCTGCATCGTCCACGAACTGACCGACGCGGGGTTCGTCGCGGAGGCGCTGACCTATCGCGACGGCGAGGAGCGGTTCACCGGCGCAGTCGTCGGTTACGACGTGCTCCAAGGGGTCTTGGCTGCCGCCGGAGAGGCCGTCGGCGTGACGCTCGAACGCGTCTACCCGCTCGGTCCGCAGGCCGATTCGGCCGCCGCGCGGTGGGACGTGACGCCCGCGCAGGAGGCGGCGCTCCGGGCGGCGCTGGAGATGGGCTACTTCTCGGTACCGAAGGCGGCGACGGCGACCGAAGTCGCGGAGGAGTTGGGAATCAGCAAGTCGGCGTTTCTCGAACGCCTTCGGCGCGGACAGACGGGGTTGTTGGGACAGATTCTCGGTCAGCGATAG
- a CDS encoding 3-hydroxyacyl-CoA dehydrogenase family protein: protein MNVCVIGAGTMGHGIAQVSAMGGHDVTLRDIEDGLVADGLAAIEANLDGGVERGKVSEDEREATLARLDGTTDLAEAVADAGLVVEAVPEDEELKKQVLSDVSDHAPADAVLATNTSSLPVTSIASALDEPSRCVGLHFFNPPHIMQLVEVVLAEQTSVETREFAESFVDGVGRTAVVVEDAPGFATSRLGVALGVEAVRMVESGVASPRDIDAAMELGYNHPMGPLELGDVVGLDVRLDILEHLREELGERFRPPSLLRKKVRAGKLGKKTGEGFYVWENGEIVGVSGENDA from the coding sequence ATGAACGTCTGTGTAATTGGCGCGGGGACGATGGGCCACGGCATCGCACAGGTGAGCGCGATGGGCGGTCACGACGTGACGCTCCGTGACATCGAAGACGGGCTCGTCGCCGACGGCCTCGCGGCCATCGAGGCGAACCTCGACGGCGGCGTCGAGCGCGGGAAGGTGAGCGAAGACGAGCGAGAAGCGACGCTCGCGCGACTCGACGGGACGACCGACCTCGCCGAGGCCGTCGCCGACGCGGGTCTCGTCGTCGAGGCGGTGCCCGAAGACGAGGAGCTCAAAAAGCAGGTGCTGTCGGACGTGTCCGACCACGCGCCGGCCGACGCCGTGTTGGCGACGAACACCTCGTCGCTGCCGGTGACGAGCATCGCCAGCGCGCTCGACGAGCCCTCGCGCTGCGTGGGCCTCCACTTCTTCAACCCGCCGCACATCATGCAGTTGGTCGAAGTCGTGCTGGCCGAGCAGACGAGCGTCGAGACGCGCGAGTTCGCCGAGTCGTTCGTCGACGGCGTCGGTAGAACGGCCGTCGTCGTCGAGGACGCACCCGGATTCGCTACGTCGCGTCTGGGCGTCGCCCTCGGCGTCGAAGCGGTCCGGATGGTCGAGTCAGGGGTCGCCAGCCCGCGCGACATCGACGCCGCGATGGAGCTCGGCTACAACCACCCGATGGGGCCGCTGGAACTCGGCGACGTCGTCGGACTCGACGTCCGACTCGACATCCTCGAACACCTGCGCGAAGAGTTGGGCGAGCGGTTCCGACCGCCGTCGCTGCTTCGGAAGAAAGTCCGCGCCGGAAAGCTCGGCAAGAAGACCGGCGAGGGGTTCTACGTCTGGGAGAACGGCGAAATCGTCGGCGTCTCGGGGGAGAACGATGCGTGA
- a CDS encoding DUF6517 family protein, with amino-acid sequence MRHTRREVATAALGALVASSGCLSFVTGQEALSFEADPALAEESVASDTGYELDGTEAQTITREFSAAGQTRSVEVTNQISTYEKSLNLSLLGEQKLGVFAVISSPAVEIASRTFNPLKDYGNEDLVQMLTSQYDGLSNVSEASSQTLTLLGTDTEVTKYDATTNVEGEQIDVFIHVTKVRHEDDFVIALGVYPQQMSDEESNIVSLFESVQHPA; translated from the coding sequence ATGAGACACACGAGACGCGAGGTAGCGACTGCGGCACTCGGCGCGTTGGTCGCGTCGAGCGGTTGTCTGAGCTTCGTCACGGGCCAGGAAGCGCTCTCGTTCGAGGCCGACCCTGCGCTGGCCGAGGAGTCGGTGGCGAGCGACACCGGGTACGAACTCGACGGTACCGAGGCGCAGACCATCACCCGAGAGTTCAGCGCCGCCGGACAGACCCGAAGCGTCGAAGTGACGAACCAGATATCGACGTACGAGAAGAGTCTGAACCTGAGCCTGCTCGGCGAGCAGAAACTCGGCGTCTTCGCCGTCATCTCCTCGCCGGCCGTCGAGATCGCGAGTCGAACGTTCAACCCGCTCAAAGACTACGGCAACGAGGACCTCGTCCAGATGCTGACGAGCCAGTACGACGGGCTGAGCAACGTGAGCGAGGCGAGTTCACAGACGCTAACGCTACTTGGAACCGACACGGAGGTGACGAAGTACGACGCGACCACGAACGTCGAAGGCGAGCAGATAGACGTGTTCATCCACGTGACGAAGGTGCGCCACGAGGACGACTTCGTCATCGCACTCGGCGTCTACCCCCAGCAGATGAGCGACGAGGAGTCGAACATCGTCTCGCTGTTCGAGTCGGTCCAGCACCCCGCCTAA
- the paaK gene encoding phenylacetate--CoA ligase PaaK, with the protein MVYNEIERADRDELRSMQDERLRTTVEHAYENVPFYRDALDEAGVSPGDVRGVDDLSLLPFTAKEDFRDHYPTGLVAVDRGDLRRIHASSGTTGKPKVVGYTEGDLQLWGEVVARSLDAAGVDSGHTVQNAYGYGLFTGGLGIHRGCETLGANVIPIGGGQTGRQLELLSDLDSDVLTCTPSYALYLAETAENEGLDPREWNLSTVVIGAEPCTAPMRAEIEEALDVTALDIYGLSEIIGPGVSMECEAKSGLHVWEDHFYPEVVDPETGDPLPEGEEGELVFTTLTKEAVPVLRYRTGDLATLTRERCDCGRTMVRMSHVTGRSDDLLIVRGVNVYPSEIESVVLEFDAVAPYYRIDLTRDGQLDTIDITVERTESFDGDDDELADRLRDRLQTVLSLSPDSLTIAPPGGIERTETGKVKRVYDHR; encoded by the coding sequence ATGGTTTACAATGAGATAGAGCGCGCCGACCGCGACGAACTGCGGTCGATGCAGGACGAGCGACTGCGAACGACCGTCGAACACGCCTACGAGAACGTTCCCTTCTACCGCGACGCTCTCGACGAGGCGGGCGTCTCGCCCGGCGACGTCCGCGGCGTCGACGACCTCTCGCTGTTACCGTTCACCGCCAAGGAGGACTTCCGGGACCACTACCCGACCGGCCTCGTCGCCGTCGACAGGGGCGACCTCCGACGCATCCACGCCTCGTCGGGAACCACGGGAAAACCGAAGGTCGTCGGCTACACGGAGGGCGACCTCCAGCTGTGGGGCGAAGTGGTGGCGCGGTCGCTCGATGCCGCCGGCGTCGACTCCGGCCACACCGTCCAGAACGCCTACGGCTACGGGCTGTTCACCGGCGGCCTCGGCATCCACAGGGGCTGTGAGACGCTCGGTGCGAACGTCATCCCCATCGGTGGCGGGCAGACCGGGAGACAGTTGGAACTGCTGTCGGACCTCGACTCGGACGTGCTGACCTGCACGCCGTCGTACGCGCTCTACCTCGCTGAGACGGCCGAAAACGAGGGTCTCGACCCCCGCGAGTGGAACCTCTCGACGGTCGTCATCGGCGCGGAACCCTGCACCGCACCGATGCGCGCCGAGATAGAGGAGGCGCTGGACGTGACGGCGCTCGACATCTACGGTCTCTCCGAGATAATCGGGCCGGGCGTCTCGATGGAGTGCGAGGCCAAATCGGGGCTCCACGTCTGGGAGGACCACTTCTATCCGGAGGTCGTCGACCCCGAGACGGGCGACCCGCTCCCGGAGGGCGAGGAGGGCGAACTCGTGTTCACGACGCTCACGAAGGAAGCGGTTCCCGTACTGCGCTACCGGACCGGCGATCTGGCGACGCTGACGCGCGAGCGGTGCGACTGCGGGCGGACGATGGTCCGCATGTCGCACGTCACCGGCCGAAGCGACGACCTGCTCATCGTCCGCGGCGTCAACGTCTATCCGAGCGAAATCGAATCGGTCGTACTGGAGTTCGACGCCGTCGCGCCGTACTACCGCATCGACCTGACGCGCGACGGGCAACTCGACACCATCGACATCACCGTCGAGCGGACCGAGTCGTTCGACGGCGACGACGACGAGTTAGCCGACAGGCTCCGCGACCGACTCCAGACCGTGCTCTCGCTGTCGCCCGACTCGCTCACTATCGCGCCGCCCGGGGGTATCGAGCGGACCGAGACGGGGAAAGTAAAACGCGTCTACGACCACCGCTGA
- a CDS encoding MaoC/PaaZ C-terminal domain-containing protein — MPYSYEPQYFEEFEVGQTFESAGRTVTETDFVMHSAFSGDWTELHSNRHYADDEYFGERVAHGPMTFVLATGLVFRCGFLERTVVAFLGMNYMDIPAPVKMGDTISLEMEVVETKPFSSRDDAGLVVIDSEMTNQEGETVFAGDMKFMIKTES; from the coding sequence GTGCCATACAGTTACGAACCACAGTACTTCGAGGAGTTCGAGGTCGGCCAAACGTTCGAGAGCGCCGGCCGCACCGTGACCGAGACGGATTTCGTCATGCACTCGGCGTTCTCGGGCGACTGGACGGAACTACACAGCAACCGTCACTACGCCGACGACGAGTACTTCGGCGAGCGCGTCGCTCACGGGCCGATGACGTTCGTCCTCGCGACGGGACTCGTCTTCCGCTGCGGCTTCCTCGAACGCACCGTCGTCGCCTTCCTCGGCATGAACTACATGGACATCCCCGCACCGGTCAAGATGGGCGACACGATCTCACTGGAGATGGAAGTCGTCGAGACGAAACCGTTCTCCAGCCGTGACGACGCCGGTCTCGTCGTCATCGACTCCGAGATGACGAACCAAGAAGGCGAAACGGTGTTCGCCGGCGACATGAAGTTCATGATCAAGACCGAATCGTAG
- the paaA gene encoding 1,2-phenylacetyl-CoA epoxidase subunit PaaA, protein MDLDTVKERAGPRQFSPKDDMPEEYRKAATRMIQFHANSEVMGGYLDKAFTRMAPSLDRKLACTAKTQDEIGHAQLLYRAAETLGVKTREEMLDELERGDGKFLNCFHYPVNSWYEAPMIDFFVDGGAMRRQATLKSTSWEPYAHAMDKVCFEEGFHVKHGEDILRELMRSSKANQERTQEVFDTWWPRILQFFGPMNSESTHNDFAQQVGLKTVSNSELRQAFLNAYIPKAEKYGLKIPDEPRIEYDEETGKYTVVEEDLDWDEFWTIAKNDYEGSYEQIGSRRQRHEAVSWVREAMDSWENESAGTTPQAAD, encoded by the coding sequence ATGGACCTCGACACCGTCAAAGAGCGGGCCGGACCCAGGCAGTTCAGCCCGAAGGACGACATGCCGGAGGAGTATCGGAAGGCGGCGACGCGGATGATTCAGTTCCACGCCAACTCCGAGGTGATGGGCGGCTACCTCGACAAGGCGTTCACGCGCATGGCCCCGAGTCTGGACCGGAAGCTCGCGTGCACGGCGAAGACGCAGGACGAGATCGGGCACGCGCAGTTGCTCTACCGCGCCGCCGAGACGCTCGGCGTGAAGACGCGCGAGGAGATGCTCGACGAACTCGAACGCGGCGACGGGAAGTTCCTCAACTGCTTTCACTACCCGGTGAACTCGTGGTACGAGGCGCCGATGATCGACTTCTTCGTCGACGGCGGCGCGATGCGTCGGCAGGCGACGCTCAAGAGCACCTCGTGGGAACCGTACGCGCACGCCATGGACAAGGTGTGCTTCGAGGAAGGGTTCCACGTCAAGCACGGCGAGGACATCCTCCGCGAACTCATGCGATCCTCGAAGGCGAACCAGGAGCGTACTCAGGAGGTATTCGACACGTGGTGGCCGCGCATCCTGCAGTTCTTCGGGCCGATGAACAGCGAGAGCACGCACAACGACTTCGCCCAGCAGGTCGGACTGAAGACCGTCTCGAACTCCGAACTCCGCCAGGCGTTTCTGAACGCCTACATCCCGAAGGCCGAGAAGTACGGTCTCAAGATACCCGACGAACCCAGAATCGAGTACGACGAGGAGACTGGCAAGTACACCGTCGTCGAGGAGGACCTCGACTGGGACGAGTTCTGGACCATCGCCAAGAACGACTACGAGGGCAGTTACGAACAGATCGGGTCGCGTCGCCAGCGCCACGAGGCGGTGTCGTGGGTGCGCGAGGCGATGGACAGCTGGGAGAACGAATCGGCGGGCACGACCCCGCAGGCAGCTGATTAA
- the paaB gene encoding 1,2-phenylacetyl-CoA epoxidase subunit PaaB, producing MIWEVFRQEKPGKYHQHCGNVHAPDRDMALMFAQIQHGRRMQTNSLWVVPRDEIGEVDIDEAKFGGTTDKAYRWAMTYNDVDASFAAEVEESEDEQREAAEKRKEAQS from the coding sequence ATGATCTGGGAAGTGTTCAGACAGGAGAAACCCGGGAAGTACCACCAGCACTGCGGCAACGTCCACGCGCCGGACCGCGACATGGCGCTGATGTTCGCGCAGATTCAACACGGCCGCCGCATGCAGACCAACAGCCTCTGGGTCGTCCCGCGCGACGAAATCGGCGAGGTCGACATCGACGAGGCGAAGTTCGGCGGCACGACCGACAAGGCGTACCGCTGGGCGATGACGTACAACGACGTCGACGCCAGTTTCGCCGCCGAGGTCGAAGAGAGTGAGGACGAACAGCGCGAAGCTGCCGAAAAGCGCAAGGAGGCGCAGTCGTGA